The Rhodococcus triatomae genome includes a window with the following:
- a CDS encoding HXXEE domain-containing protein has translation MPAPSRVVAWGLFASWLVHDLEESATMPATSRVLASRLAESSSPVARALGERVVTTHRESAVAIALMGTLVATAAARGARTGGRDRFFQAVLAGLHGHVLTHLGASVALRGYSTGVVTAVTVVLPYSLWARRQLRTRGVLVEGNGPYAEGVAVLVPAVLGVHGAARLLRRR, from the coding sequence ATGCCGGCTCCCTCCCGTGTCGTGGCGTGGGGCCTGTTCGCGTCGTGGCTGGTACACGACCTGGAGGAGTCGGCGACCATGCCCGCGACGTCGCGGGTGCTCGCCTCCCGGCTGGCCGAGTCGTCGTCGCCCGTCGCGCGTGCGCTCGGCGAAAGAGTGGTCACCACACACCGCGAATCCGCCGTCGCGATCGCACTCATGGGGACACTCGTCGCCACCGCCGCGGCACGGGGTGCGCGCACCGGTGGACGGGACCGGTTCTTCCAGGCCGTTCTCGCCGGACTGCACGGGCACGTCCTCACTCATCTCGGAGCGAGTGTGGCCCTACGCGGCTACTCGACCGGCGTCGTCACCGCGGTCACGGTGGTGCTGCCCTACAGCCTGTGGGCACGTCGGCAGCTACGGACCAGAGGAGTCCTCGTCGAGGGCAACGGCCCGTACGCGGAGGGCGTCGCCGTGCTCGTTCCGGCAGTGCTCGGAGTCCACGGCGCGGCCCGTCTACTGCGGCGCAGGTGA
- a CDS encoding magnesium and cobalt transport protein CorA: MREKRPLRALLPLRSAGLTEPYDDHATPRRPPVSPGPIESTVVNSAVYRDGKRIASPATLGEALSSVPDSSSMAWIGLYRPTDDQLYSAAKEFDLHELAVEDAISAHQRPKLERYGETLFVVLRAARYNDDTESVEFGELHVFCGPTFVLTVRHSESPDLSTVRDRMEGDPDLLRLGPEAVLYAILDAVVDGYAPVVAGLQNDIDEIETEVFSGAPGVSRRIYELTREVIEFQRATRPLLGILQALSAGFAKYQTDEELQRYLRDVNDHATIIVERADGFRQLLGNILTVNATLVSQEQNEEMRNMTEASYAQNEEIKKVSAWAAILFAPTLIGTVYGMNFDLMPELHWDLGYPFAVGLMALICICLYTVFKRRGWL; encoded by the coding sequence ATGCGTGAAAAGCGTCCACTCCGAGCATTGCTCCCACTCCGTTCGGCCGGTCTCACCGAACCGTACGACGATCACGCGACGCCTCGCAGGCCGCCGGTCTCGCCCGGGCCGATCGAGTCCACCGTCGTCAACAGCGCCGTCTATCGGGACGGGAAGCGCATCGCGAGCCCGGCGACGCTCGGGGAGGCGCTGTCGAGTGTCCCGGACAGCTCGTCGATGGCGTGGATCGGGCTGTACCGTCCGACTGATGATCAACTGTACTCCGCGGCAAAGGAGTTCGATCTTCACGAACTCGCAGTGGAGGATGCGATCTCGGCGCACCAGCGGCCCAAGCTCGAGCGCTACGGCGAGACGTTGTTCGTCGTGCTGCGGGCGGCCCGCTACAACGACGACACCGAGAGCGTCGAGTTCGGTGAGCTACACGTGTTCTGCGGCCCCACGTTCGTACTCACGGTGCGGCACAGTGAATCCCCCGATCTGTCCACCGTGCGGGACCGCATGGAAGGAGACCCGGATCTGCTGCGCCTGGGGCCCGAGGCGGTGTTGTACGCGATTCTCGACGCGGTGGTCGACGGTTACGCGCCGGTCGTCGCCGGCCTGCAGAACGACATCGACGAGATCGAGACCGAGGTGTTCTCCGGCGCTCCCGGCGTGTCCCGCCGCATCTACGAGTTGACGCGCGAGGTCATCGAGTTCCAGCGGGCGACACGGCCACTGCTGGGCATCCTGCAGGCGCTCTCGGCGGGCTTCGCCAAGTATCAGACCGACGAAGAGCTGCAGCGGTACCTGCGTGACGTGAACGACCACGCGACGATCATCGTCGAGCGGGCGGACGGCTTCCGTCAGCTGCTCGGCAACATCCTCACCGTCAACGCCACTCTCGTCTCGCAGGAGCAGAACGAGGAGATGCGCAACATGACCGAGGCGAGCTATGCGCAGAACGAGGAGATCAAGAAGGTCTCGGCCTGGGCGGCGATTCTGTTCGCTCCGACGCTGATCGGGACCGTCTACGGGATGAACTTCGACCTGATGCCGGAGCTGCACTGGGATCTCGGCTACCCGTTCGCGGTCGGGCTGATGGCCTTGATCTGTATCTGCCTGTACACGGTGTTCAAGCGTCGCGGCTGGCTGTAG
- a CDS encoding acyl--CoA ligase family protein yields MPGPTHTSAHRTPLSPLRFLERSAGVFPDRTAVIHGDRRYTYREFGDEVERFARALRSRIEPGDRVAFLAPNVPELLFAHFAVPLAGGILIALNSRLAPAELEYILDHSGTRILFVDSEFLGATSTARAHVPGLDEIIEVPDSTVSVPEIDGIESTPYTEFLSTGTNLEDTPLHWGVEDEDQVLAINYTSGTTGRPKGVMYTHRGAYLNSLGETFHNGFTGSTKYLWTLPMFHCNGWCTPWAVTQAGGTHVCLRAVREDSIWDAIDDLGITHLCGAPAVCSTIAGSPRAHRVDSLRITTAGAPPSPTVIARLEAIGVTVVHVYGLTEVYGPYTICEYQDAWDGATPDERAALLSRQGVGMVQAETVRVVDEQMNDVPADGESLGEIVLRGNNVMAGYYRDPEATAEAFAGGWFHTGDLGVMHPDGYVQLKDRAKDIVISGGENISTVEVEQALLSHPAVLDVAVVGVPHPKWGERPKAFVVLEKGRALTADELIAHARERIARFKVPEEFVFPLELPRTPTGKVLKFALRAG; encoded by the coding sequence TTGCCCGGCCCCACCCACACATCGGCCCACCGCACGCCACTCAGCCCGCTGCGTTTCCTCGAGCGTTCGGCCGGCGTGTTCCCCGACCGCACCGCGGTGATCCACGGAGATCGCCGGTACACCTATCGCGAGTTCGGAGACGAGGTGGAGCGGTTCGCACGTGCCCTGCGCAGCAGGATCGAACCAGGCGATCGCGTGGCGTTCCTCGCGCCCAACGTCCCGGAACTACTGTTCGCTCACTTCGCCGTTCCCCTGGCCGGCGGGATACTCATCGCACTCAATTCCCGCCTCGCCCCGGCAGAGTTGGAGTACATCCTCGATCATTCCGGCACGAGAATCCTGTTCGTCGATTCCGAGTTCCTCGGGGCCACCTCGACTGCGCGCGCACACGTGCCCGGCCTCGACGAGATCATCGAGGTACCGGATTCCACCGTCTCCGTACCGGAGATCGACGGGATCGAGTCCACGCCGTACACGGAGTTCCTTTCCACCGGAACGAATCTCGAAGACACACCACTGCATTGGGGTGTCGAGGACGAGGATCAGGTCCTCGCGATCAACTACACCTCCGGCACCACCGGCCGCCCCAAGGGGGTGATGTACACCCACCGAGGGGCGTATCTGAACTCGCTGGGGGAGACGTTCCACAACGGCTTCACCGGATCCACGAAATACCTGTGGACCCTGCCGATGTTCCACTGCAACGGCTGGTGCACGCCGTGGGCCGTCACGCAGGCAGGCGGAACGCACGTATGCCTGCGTGCGGTGCGCGAGGATTCGATCTGGGATGCCATCGACGATCTGGGGATCACCCACCTGTGTGGCGCACCCGCCGTGTGCTCGACGATCGCCGGATCGCCGCGCGCCCATCGGGTCGACTCCCTGCGAATCACCACCGCGGGTGCGCCGCCGTCGCCGACCGTCATCGCCCGCCTCGAGGCGATCGGCGTCACCGTCGTCCACGTGTACGGACTCACCGAGGTGTACGGCCCATACACGATCTGCGAGTACCAGGATGCGTGGGACGGGGCAACTCCCGACGAGCGTGCGGCCCTGCTGTCGCGCCAGGGCGTCGGAATGGTGCAGGCCGAAACCGTGCGGGTGGTCGACGAGCAGATGAACGACGTCCCCGCCGACGGAGAGTCGCTGGGTGAGATCGTGCTGCGCGGCAACAACGTGATGGCCGGCTACTACCGTGACCCGGAAGCGACGGCCGAGGCGTTCGCCGGCGGCTGGTTCCACACCGGTGACCTGGGTGTCATGCATCCCGACGGCTATGTCCAACTCAAGGATCGCGCGAAGGACATCGTGATCTCCGGCGGAGAGAACATCTCCACGGTCGAGGTCGAGCAGGCTCTCCTCTCGCACCCGGCCGTCCTCGACGTCGCCGTCGTCGGTGTGCCGCACCCGAAATGGGGCGAACGGCCCAAAGCGTTCGTGGTACTCGAGAAGGGTCGGGCTCTGACGGCCGACGAGTTGATCGCGCACGCCCGCGAGCGGATCGCGCGGTTCAAGGTGCCCGAGGAGTTCGTCTTCCCCCTCGAACTGCCCCGCACCCCCACCGGCAAGGTCCTCAAGTTCGCGCTCCGCGCCGGGTGA
- a CDS encoding acyl-CoA dehydrogenase, translating into MAGNPDFDLFKLNEEHEELRAAIRALSEKEIAPYAKDVDGNARFPEEALTALVNSGFNAVHVPEEYDGQGADSVATCIVIEEVARVCGSSSLIPAVNKLGTMGLILNGSEELKQQVLPTLASGEAMASYALSEREAGSDAASMRTRAKQDGDDWILNGSKCWITNGGKSTWYTVMAVTDAEKGANGISSFIVHKDDPGFVVGPLEHKLGIKGSPTAELYFENCRIPGDRIIGEPGTGFKTALQTLDHTRPTIGAQAVGLAQGALDAAIAYTKDRKQFGKSVSDFQAVQFMLADMAMKVEAARLMVYTSAARAERGEKNLGFISAAAKCFASDVAMEVTTDAVQLFGGAGYTTDFPVERMMRDAKITQIYEGTNQIQRVVMSRALLK; encoded by the coding sequence ATGGCCGGGAATCCGGACTTCGACCTGTTCAAGTTGAACGAAGAGCACGAGGAACTGCGTGCCGCGATCCGCGCGCTCTCCGAGAAGGAGATCGCGCCGTACGCGAAGGACGTCGACGGCAACGCCCGCTTCCCGGAGGAGGCGCTGACCGCGCTGGTCAACTCCGGTTTCAACGCCGTGCACGTGCCCGAGGAGTACGACGGCCAGGGCGCCGACTCCGTGGCCACCTGCATCGTCATCGAGGAGGTCGCCCGCGTCTGTGGTTCGTCTTCCCTGATCCCGGCCGTCAACAAGCTCGGCACGATGGGCCTGATCCTCAACGGCTCCGAGGAGCTCAAGCAGCAGGTCCTTCCCACCCTCGCTTCCGGCGAGGCGATGGCGTCCTACGCGCTGTCCGAGCGCGAGGCCGGTTCGGATGCGGCGAGCATGCGTACCCGCGCCAAGCAGGACGGCGACGACTGGATCCTCAACGGATCGAAGTGCTGGATCACCAACGGCGGCAAGTCCACCTGGTACACCGTCATGGCGGTCACCGACGCCGAGAAGGGTGCCAACGGCATCTCCTCGTTCATCGTCCACAAGGACGACCCGGGCTTCGTCGTCGGACCGCTCGAGCACAAGCTGGGCATCAAGGGTTCCCCCACCGCCGAGCTGTACTTCGAGAACTGCCGCATCCCCGGCGACCGGATCATCGGCGAGCCCGGCACCGGCTTCAAGACGGCACTGCAGACGCTCGACCACACCCGTCCGACCATCGGCGCGCAGGCCGTCGGTCTCGCCCAGGGCGCCCTCGACGCCGCGATCGCATACACCAAGGACCGCAAGCAGTTCGGCAAGTCCGTCAGCGACTTCCAGGCCGTGCAGTTCATGCTCGCCGACATGGCGATGAAGGTCGAGGCCGCACGCCTGATGGTCTACACCTCCGCTGCTCGTGCCGAGCGCGGCGAGAAGAACCTGGGCTTCATCTCGGCTGCCGCGAAGTGCTTCGCCTCGGACGTGGCGATGGAGGTCACCACCGACGCCGTGCAGCTGTTCGGCGGCGCCGGATACACCACCGACTTCCCGGTCGAGCGCATGATGCGTGATGCCAAGATCACGCAGATCTACGAGGGCACCAACCAGATTCAGCGCGTCGTCATGTCTCGCGCGCTGCTCAAGTGA
- a CDS encoding HNH endonuclease signature motif containing protein, which yields MGYQGDRFRERTSRELLCDAVALSARIASFEAQRVAVVAEVERRCTRVDHGFASTKGWLSSVTVVSPGAAGRIVELGAGLAEHPAVAEAFDAGRIAFEHALLIVRFCTKPPKGMPAEALPGCVAALLAAADGPLARTDGVRTAVAKLEAIFESDDQPASEDTDRNELYVSKTLNGRVAIRGDVDAVTGEMLLTALSKFSAPQLAADGTRDPRTPSRRRADGLAQSLSMLLAFGELGVEGGERPHLSVHVHARDLGQDRREEYARRTRPADSTDTHPADPAGLAEVRGIAWSPWMGPLTVNTARLLGCDANVTAIVLDEHGAPLSVGRTHRTVTRAQRTALAARDGGCAFPGCGATAAWCEGHHITHWADGGPTDLDNLVLLCGTHHRLLHTTDWDVTIGKTRHPVFTPPASVDPTRKPIPTRNRTTTLHRRRGTHTGHPTRERPPVVTKVRAPAT from the coding sequence ATGGGGTATCAGGGGGATCGTTTCCGGGAGCGGACCAGTCGTGAGTTGTTGTGTGACGCTGTCGCGTTGAGTGCCCGAATCGCGTCGTTCGAGGCGCAGCGGGTGGCTGTGGTCGCCGAGGTGGAACGCCGGTGTACGCGGGTGGATCATGGTTTCGCGTCGACGAAGGGGTGGTTGTCGTCGGTGACGGTGGTGTCGCCGGGTGCGGCGGGGCGGATCGTGGAACTCGGTGCCGGGTTGGCGGAGCATCCCGCGGTGGCGGAGGCGTTCGATGCGGGTCGGATCGCGTTCGAGCATGCGTTGCTGATTGTCCGGTTCTGCACGAAGCCTCCGAAAGGGATGCCCGCGGAGGCGTTGCCGGGGTGTGTGGCGGCGTTGCTGGCGGCGGCGGACGGGCCGTTGGCGCGTACCGACGGAGTGCGCACGGCGGTTGCGAAGTTGGAGGCGATCTTCGAATCCGATGACCAGCCCGCGTCGGAGGACACCGACCGTAACGAGCTGTACGTGTCGAAGACGTTGAATGGTCGGGTCGCGATTCGTGGTGACGTGGACGCGGTGACCGGGGAGATGCTGCTGACCGCCCTGTCGAAATTCTCGGCCCCACAGCTCGCAGCGGACGGGACACGTGACCCGCGCACGCCGTCCCGACGCCGCGCGGACGGACTCGCCCAGTCGTTGTCGATGCTGCTCGCGTTCGGCGAGCTGGGGGTCGAGGGCGGGGAACGTCCGCACCTGTCGGTACACGTACATGCGCGGGACCTGGGCCAGGACCGGCGGGAAGAGTATGCCCGCAGAACACGGCCGGCCGACAGCACAGACACGCACCCCGCCGATCCTGCTGGTCTTGCCGAGGTGCGGGGTATCGCGTGGTCGCCGTGGATGGGGCCACTCACGGTCAACACCGCACGCCTCCTCGGCTGCGATGCGAACGTCACCGCAATCGTCCTCGACGAGCACGGCGCACCGCTGAGTGTGGGACGCACCCACCGCACCGTCACCAGGGCCCAACGCACAGCGCTCGCCGCCCGCGACGGTGGCTGCGCGTTCCCGGGCTGCGGAGCTACCGCCGCCTGGTGCGAGGGCCACCACATCACGCATTGGGCAGACGGCGGACCCACCGACCTCGACAACCTCGTGTTGCTCTGCGGCACCCACCACCGACTACTCCACACCACCGACTGGGACGTGACGATCGGCAAGACCAGGCACCCGGTATTCACCCCACCGGCGAGCGTCGACCCGACACGAAAACCGATACCGACCAGGAACAGAACCACCACACTCCACCGTCGCCGGGGCACCCACACGGGGCATCCCACCCGGGAAAGGCCCCCGGTCGTGACGAAGGTACGCGCGCCGGCCACGTGA
- a CDS encoding TetR family transcriptional regulator translates to MTERSESGGADPDFRVHVVTQAIRLFAENGYESTTVDQIAAAAGVSRRTFFRQFRSKEDVIFADHESLLQHVGEFLARSGQARDPWAIVCEAAGVVFARFRENRDLSYRRYQVVQQVPALREREIVTGYRYERLFVEYLRPALPDEPVLRVVGFAAAVTACHNYLLRGMIKGDPDTTAEALDAALLDVRRTYGVAPDSRVEDEVVVLRYPSGTTIDDITGALRARLTEEEA, encoded by the coding sequence ATGACCGAACGCAGCGAGAGTGGCGGCGCGGACCCGGATTTCCGCGTCCACGTCGTCACCCAAGCGATCCGGCTGTTCGCGGAGAACGGCTACGAGTCGACCACGGTCGACCAGATCGCGGCCGCCGCGGGCGTGTCCCGGCGCACCTTCTTCCGGCAGTTCCGGTCCAAGGAAGACGTGATCTTCGCCGACCACGAATCGCTGCTCCAGCACGTCGGCGAGTTCCTGGCACGCTCCGGCCAGGCACGTGACCCGTGGGCGATCGTCTGCGAGGCCGCGGGCGTCGTGTTCGCCCGCTTCCGCGAGAACCGCGATCTGTCGTACCGGCGCTATCAGGTGGTCCAACAGGTTCCCGCGTTGCGCGAACGCGAGATCGTCACGGGCTACCGCTACGAGCGCCTGTTCGTCGAGTATCTGCGCCCCGCCCTCCCCGACGAACCCGTGCTGCGGGTCGTGGGCTTCGCCGCCGCCGTCACCGCCTGCCACAACTACCTGCTCCGCGGAATGATCAAGGGCGACCCGGACACCACTGCCGAGGCACTCGATGCCGCGCTGCTCGACGTGCGCAGGACGTACGGCGTCGCGCCGGACAGCCGGGTGGAGGACGAGGTCGTCGTGCTCCGGTATCCGAGCGGCACCACGATCGACGACATCACCGGCGCGCTGCGTGCACGGCTCACCGAGGAGGAGGCCTGA